In a genomic window of Nothobranchius furzeri strain GRZ-AD chromosome 14, NfurGRZ-RIMD1, whole genome shotgun sequence:
- the LOC129156044 gene encoding zinc finger BED domain-containing protein 4-like — MSAVWNFFSVCESDIKFVSCNTCKENIPRGGSTSKKFNTTNLIQHLKTKHLAEHGEFLRLTADNEKKPANANAATVRRQLTQPTLGNTRPYERDSQKAKQITRKIIEFIGLDDQPFSVVEDAGFCRLLTHLEPRYMLPGCKYFADVALPELHQTVYSFIEGLLKESVSSSQLQLAIHDAVLSQRSISDSIAEGRRIVGHFRHSPLAYARLQSVQKQLGQPTKRLQQDVSTRWNSTDYMLRSLLEQKRALGVYAADFELPATFTSSQWDLIESTTLLLEPFEELTKEICSSTASAADVIPSVLVLKHLLAKDAAADHGVKTTKATLLEAVSKRFADIEKEPLYSLATIIDPRYKDKFYSEDAVKIETHRQLLRLITKASQRDPNQEAEASNTGPPAEKVPRPGSFSSMFGEILAEETPRQAHTDTPAGPAPSEMIVYLSEPPIPRSTSPLAFWKTNKERFPDLAKVARAYLSAPCTSVESERLFSAASNIVDEHRNRLMTEKAEMLLFIKKNLPMMLLNKSNTS, encoded by the exons atgtctgccgtgtggaacttcttttcggtgtgcgagagtgatattaagtttgtgtcttgcaacacttgcaaagaaaacataccccgcggaggaagcacttcaaaaaaattcaacacaacgaATTTGATCCAACATTTAAAGACTAAACACTTGGCGGAGCATGGTGAGTTTTTGAGGCTCACCGCAGACAATGAAAAGAAGCCAGCTAATGCTAATGCAGCCACAGTCAGACGGCAGCTAACGCAGCCGACGCTTGGAAACACTCGCCCATATGAGCGTGACAGTCAAAAGGCTAAGCAAATTACCCGAAAAATCATCGAGTTTATTGGACTAGACGACCAGCCTTTTTCAGTTGTGGAAGACGCCGGATTCTGCCGACTACTAACCCACTTGGAACCTCGCTACATGCTACCGGGATGTAAATATTTCGCCGACGTAGCCCTTCCAGAGCTCCACCAGACAGTGTATTCTTTCATCGAGGGACTCCTTAAAGAAAGCGTCTCATcctct CAGCTGCAGCTGGCCATCCATGATGCTGTGCTGTCACAGCGCAGCATAAGTGACAGTATTGCCGAAGGGAGACGCATTGTGGGACACTTCAGGCACTCTCCATTAGCATATGCAAGACTTCAGAGTGTACAAAAACAACTGGGACAGCCCACCAAACGACTGCAGCAAGATGTCAGCACGAGGTGGAACAGCACCGATTATATGCTCCGCAGCCTCTTGGAGCAAAAACGAGCTTTGGGCGTTTATGCTGCTGACTTTGAGCTACCTGCTACCTTTACATCTTCCCAGTGGGACCTGATTGAAAGCACAACACTACTCCTGGAACCCTTTGAAGAGCTGACTAAAGAAATATGCTCATCTACTGCATCTGCTGCTGATGTCATACCCTCTGTGCTGGTTTTAAAGCACCTACTTGCCAAAGATGCTGCAGCAGATCATGGTGTGAAGACAACTAAGGCCACATTGCTGGAAGCTGTCTCCAAAAGATTTGCTGATATTGAAAAGGAACCTCTCTACAGTTTGGCCACCATCATAGACCCAAG GTACAAAGACAAATTCTACTCTGAAGACGCAGTCAAGATCGAGACACACAGACAGCTTCTTCGTCTGATCACAAAGGCCTCTCAGAGGGACCCAAACCAAGAAGCTGAAGCCAGCAACACAGGACCACCAGCAGAGAAAGTGCCACGACCAGGATCCTTTTCTTCCATGTTCGGTGAAATCCTGGCAGAAGAAACCCCACGGCAGGCTCACACTGAcactccagcaggaccagcaccatCAGAGATGATTGTCTATCTCTCAGAGCCACCCATCCCTCGGAGTACATCACCTTTGGCATTCTGGAAAACTAATAAGGAGAGATTTCCAGACCTTGCTAAAGTAGCTCGAGCCTACCTGTCTGCACCCTGCACAAGTGTAGAGAGTGAGCGATTATTCAGTGCTGCATCCAACATTGTAGATGAACACAGGAATAGACTCATGACTGAAAAAGCAGAGATGCTCCTCTTTATTAAAAAGAATCTTCCCATGATGCTTCTCAACAAGTCAAACACGTCATAA